One segment of Deltaproteobacteria bacterium DNA contains the following:
- a CDS encoding amidase: MTPFEPQMWTISTLAKAIVKKEISPVEIIQAYLERIQTYDKKINAFITVLPKQALTEARRAEKEILKGRYIGPMHGIPFAVKDLFFTKGIRNTCGSKILADFVPKYDAAVIERLSSAGAILLGKLNMHEFAFGTTSVNPHYGPVHNPWDRQRVSGGSSGGSAAALASSFALLTLGTDTGGSIRIPSALCGITGLKPTFGRISRYGVYPLCWSLDHPGPMAKSVEDLALAMNVLAGHDPRDPATPQVPVPNYAQALAGDLEGVRLGVPTSYFFNRIDPEVWATVKKAIEDFKQLGAKVESISIPHLEEAAIAASIILFSEAAASLEKWHLTRSGDLGDDVRARLNQGATIPATLYLKAQRIRRRIQENFLAAFRKVDALITPQLPITAPQIGQGSVSFGKATEAVPAALTRLTRIYNLVGIPSLSICCGFSSSRMPIGLQIASKPFCEETVLKVAHAYEIHTPWKNKRPLLEA; this comes from the coding sequence ATGACGCCATTCGAACCTCAAATGTGGACTATCTCAACTCTGGCAAAAGCCATCGTTAAAAAAGAAATATCTCCAGTGGAGATAATCCAGGCTTACTTAGAACGGATACAAACTTACGACAAAAAAATCAATGCCTTCATCACCGTTTTGCCCAAACAGGCTCTGACGGAAGCTCGCCGGGCGGAGAAAGAAATCCTTAAAGGGCGCTATATCGGCCCTATGCACGGGATCCCCTTCGCAGTCAAAGATCTCTTCTTCACCAAGGGAATTCGTAACACCTGCGGCTCCAAGATCCTGGCTGATTTTGTCCCCAAATATGATGCCGCCGTAATCGAAAGGCTTTCCTCTGCCGGAGCCATTCTCCTGGGCAAACTGAACATGCATGAATTCGCTTTTGGGACGACTTCCGTCAACCCCCATTATGGCCCGGTTCACAACCCTTGGGACCGGCAGAGAGTCAGCGGTGGGTCCAGCGGTGGGTCAGCCGCAGCTTTGGCTTCTTCTTTCGCCCTGCTTACGCTGGGAACAGATACCGGTGGGTCTATTCGGATCCCTTCCGCTCTTTGTGGTATTACTGGCCTCAAGCCGACTTTTGGGCGGATTAGCCGGTATGGGGTATATCCTCTCTGCTGGTCTCTGGACCATCCCGGTCCGATGGCCAAAAGCGTTGAGGATCTTGCCTTGGCTATGAATGTTTTGGCCGGTCATGATCCCCGGGATCCTGCAACTCCCCAAGTTCCCGTTCCCAATTACGCTCAAGCTCTGGCCGGTGACCTCGAAGGGGTTCGCCTGGGGGTGCCCACCAGTTATTTCTTCAACCGAATAGACCCGGAAGTTTGGGCAACGGTCAAGAAGGCCATCGAAGATTTTAAACAGCTGGGAGCAAAAGTGGAAAGCATCTCCATCCCCCATCTGGAGGAGGCCGCCATTGCCGCTTCCATTATCCTCTTTTCCGAAGCGGCAGCTTCTTTGGAGAAGTGGCATCTCACCCGTTCTGGTGATTTGGGAGATGACGTCCGCGCCCGATTGAATCAGGGAGCGACGATTCCGGCCACTCTGTATCTTAAGGCCCAGCGCATCCGTAGAAGAATTCAGGAAAATTTCTTGGCGGCCTTCAGGAAGGTGGACGCTTTAATCACTCCCCAGCTTCCGATCACCGCCCCCCAAATTGGGCAGGGAAGCGTATCTTTCGGAAAAGCGACGGAGGCCGTTCCCGCTGCCCTAACTCGCCTAACCCGAATCTATAATTTGGTGGGTATCCCCAGCCTTTCGATTTGCTGTGGTTTCTCATCTTCGAGGATGCCTATTGGACTCCAGATTGCGTCAAAACCATTTTGCGAGGAGACCGTCCTGAAAGTGGCTCATGCGTATGAGATCCACACGCCATGGAAAAACAAACGTCCTCTCCTCGAAGCGTGA
- a CDS encoding DUF2848 domain-containing protein, whose product MKINLRQGSQDLVFTADHLVCSGWVGRDPTALQAHIEELATLGIPGPERIPIYMNFSTYLLTTDDEISVVSSQSSGEVEYVLLGKGEQIWVTVGSDHTDRDVETKSIPGSKQMYAKWLAPECWPYPDIKDHWDKLILRCWVHKDGQRSLYQEASLASILGPEELLEKMPNIGEIRGKGFVLFSGTIATTSGLVYGDSYEIEMEDPFLKRMIKSQYKVKVLPQYL is encoded by the coding sequence ATGAAAATCAACTTGAGACAGGGTTCCCAAGATCTGGTTTTTACTGCCGATCACTTGGTTTGCAGCGGCTGGGTGGGAAGAGATCCAACGGCCCTTCAGGCGCACATAGAAGAACTCGCCACTTTGGGAATCCCAGGACCTGAACGTATTCCCATCTATATGAATTTCTCCACCTATCTGTTGACCACAGACGATGAGATCAGCGTGGTAAGCTCCCAATCTTCAGGTGAGGTTGAATACGTCCTTCTCGGTAAGGGAGAGCAGATCTGGGTTACAGTCGGTAGTGACCATACCGACCGGGACGTAGAAACAAAGTCCATCCCTGGATCCAAGCAGATGTATGCCAAGTGGTTAGCCCCGGAATGCTGGCCTTATCCCGATATAAAGGACCATTGGGACAAATTGATCCTGCGCTGCTGGGTTCATAAAGATGGCCAAAGGTCCCTCTATCAGGAGGCTTCCCTGGCATCCATTCTCGGACCGGAAGAACTGTTGGAGAAAATGCCCAATATTGGCGAGATAAGAGGAAAGGGGTTTGTCCTCTTTTCTGGGACCATCGCCACTACCAGCGGCTTGGTCTATGGGGACTCCTATGAGATAGAAATGGAAGATCCTTTTTTAAAGAGGATGATCAAATCCCAGTACAAAGTCAAAGTCTTACCTCAGTATTTATGA
- a CDS encoding FAD-dependent oxidoreductase: protein MDNDFSVLFQPLTIGRGMRKLTLKNRMIMAPMVTCFADSHGEVTQRLVDYHIERAKGGVGTIITEAMDVDDQMLFHRLGIFHDRFITELEYLANSIKENGAVAVAQINQTGIRGNLPGPDDLTKAKIQELIEAFGKAADRVKRAGFDGVMIHGAHGYLISSFLSPLTNHRRDKYGGNREKRAKLAVEVIHSVRRAVGEDFPIFFRMNGDDFLPGGITIEDAMFTASLAEQAGADVISIGGGVGIVAHDLSLGDNKSYFQMIMPMYVPRGCRVELAAQIKNKIKIPLSVAGRINDPYLARDVIAGKKADLVDLGRQMLADPYFPQKIAEGKTEDIRQCIACNYCHGKRMRAIKHVHCAINPITGREIEFKSIHRAVEPRKVMVVGGGIAGMEAATWLAKRNHRVALYEKSHQLGGQILLASLPPHKEEINTFAEYLIRQVKKSGVAIHLHQEVTPEFVLQQNPDVVIVATGGRQIQPSSFPIDPNMVRIPAWKILSDGIAKLTEPVVVLGGGFVAAEVTEYICQKGLAQDITIVEMRDAIAFDLEPSFRQMLIGKLQDFGVKLLTHFLIKEVTGSEIIGENLKNNHTFRVRADTVVIALGTESVDFPVEALKKSGIKALVIGDAKEPHGIAEAVRDGFCAGTSI from the coding sequence ATGGATAATGATTTTTCTGTTCTTTTTCAACCCTTGACCATCGGCAGGGGGATGCGCAAATTGACCTTAAAAAACAGAATGATCATGGCGCCCATGGTAACTTGCTTTGCCGATAGCCATGGTGAAGTAACCCAGCGCTTAGTGGACTACCACATCGAAAGGGCCAAGGGAGGAGTGGGGACAATCATAACTGAGGCTATGGATGTTGACGACCAGATGCTTTTTCATCGGCTGGGAATTTTCCATGATCGATTTATTACGGAGTTGGAATACCTTGCCAACAGCATCAAAGAAAACGGTGCTGTGGCTGTTGCCCAGATTAATCAAACCGGAATCCGGGGTAATCTCCCCGGCCCCGATGACCTCACCAAAGCCAAGATTCAGGAATTGATCGAAGCCTTTGGGAAGGCTGCCGACCGGGTGAAGAGGGCTGGATTCGACGGGGTCATGATACATGGAGCTCACGGATACTTGATTAGTTCATTTCTCTCCCCCTTAACCAATCATCGCAGGGATAAATACGGGGGGAACAGGGAAAAGAGAGCCAAACTGGCGGTGGAGGTCATCCATTCCGTGCGGCGTGCCGTAGGGGAAGATTTTCCCATATTCTTCCGGATGAATGGGGATGATTTTTTGCCTGGCGGCATTACTATCGAGGATGCCATGTTTACAGCTTCCCTCGCCGAACAAGCCGGGGCCGATGTGATTTCTATCGGTGGAGGGGTGGGCATCGTAGCCCATGATCTCTCTCTCGGGGATAATAAATCTTACTTTCAAATGATCATGCCCATGTATGTGCCTAGGGGCTGCCGGGTGGAATTGGCAGCGCAGATCAAGAATAAAATCAAAATACCCTTGAGTGTTGCCGGGCGCATCAATGATCCTTATCTCGCCCGAGACGTGATTGCCGGTAAAAAAGCCGACCTGGTCGATTTAGGTAGGCAAATGCTCGCCGATCCTTATTTCCCTCAAAAAATCGCCGAGGGGAAAACGGAAGACATCCGCCAATGCATTGCCTGCAACTATTGCCACGGGAAACGCATGCGGGCCATCAAGCATGTCCATTGCGCCATAAACCCTATTACCGGGCGGGAGATAGAGTTTAAAAGTATCCACCGGGCTGTAGAACCACGAAAGGTCATGGTCGTCGGCGGGGGAATCGCGGGCATGGAAGCGGCAACCTGGCTGGCGAAAAGAAATCATCGGGTCGCCCTGTATGAAAAAAGCCATCAATTGGGCGGGCAGATTTTGTTGGCCAGTCTGCCCCCTCATAAAGAAGAGATCAATACTTTTGCGGAATATTTAATCCGCCAAGTGAAAAAGTCAGGGGTAGCAATCCATCTCCATCAAGAGGTTACCCCGGAGTTTGTGCTCCAACAAAATCCAGATGTGGTCATCGTGGCCACGGGAGGCCGGCAAATCCAGCCATCCTCTTTCCCCATTGATCCTAATATGGTCCGCATCCCAGCCTGGAAAATTCTTTCCGATGGTATTGCGAAATTGACTGAGCCGGTCGTGGTCCTGGGGGGAGGCTTTGTTGCTGCGGAAGTCACCGAGTATATCTGTCAAAAAGGACTGGCCCAAGACATCACCATTGTAGAAATGCGGGATGCCATCGCTTTTGACCTCGAACCCAGTTTTCGACAAATGCTTATCGGAAAGCTACAGGATTTTGGGGTAAAGTTGTTAACCCATTTTCTGATAAAAGAAGTGACCGGATCGGAGATAATCGGAGAGAATTTAAAAAATAATCATACATTTCGCGTAAGGGCGGATACCGTTGTTATCGCCTTGGGAACGGAATCAGTCGATTTTCCGGTGGAGGCGCTTAAAAAATCTGGAATAAAAGCCCTGGTTATCGGAGACGCCAAAGAACCGCACGGAATCGCCGAAGCCGTTCGGGATGGTTTTTGCGCGGGGACCTCAATTTGA
- a CDS encoding TRAP transporter substrate-binding protein has protein sequence MSIQDELPFWRETLPKASNGAITADITPLDHMGIDDKTMLRLLRLGVMDFASMDISKMAGDDPRFEGIDLAGLTLDPEKARAACEAYRGVLDRQMAKNWNAKLLVFGANPPQVFWCRDVVGGLNDLKGKKIRVFNPTMRDFLSGIGATAVSMAFAEVVPALKHGVVDCAVTGSLSGNTAGWPEVTKSLYPMSVGWSINVLAVNLNSWKRLDPRTQRFLLEQFKAFEDKMWRTQKTAMTEADNCNTNKQPCTLGKPANMTIVPVKPAEAQMHKELVEGAVLAGWAKRCGAECATEWNNTVGKVLGLKAPVK, from the coding sequence ATGTCGATCCAGGACGAGTTGCCGTTCTGGCGCGAAACGCTGCCCAAGGCATCGAACGGCGCCATCACCGCCGACATCACGCCGCTTGACCATATGGGCATCGACGACAAGACGATGCTGCGTCTGCTGCGCCTCGGCGTGATGGACTTCGCCAGCATGGATATCTCCAAGATGGCGGGCGACGACCCGCGTTTCGAGGGTATCGACCTGGCCGGCCTCACGCTCGACCCGGAGAAGGCGCGCGCCGCGTGCGAAGCCTACCGCGGCGTGCTCGACCGCCAGATGGCGAAGAACTGGAACGCCAAGCTGCTCGTTTTCGGCGCCAATCCGCCGCAGGTGTTCTGGTGCCGCGACGTAGTCGGCGGTCTGAATGACCTCAAGGGCAAGAAGATCCGCGTGTTCAACCCCACCATGCGCGACTTCCTGAGCGGCATCGGCGCGACGGCCGTGAGTATGGCTTTTGCCGAGGTGGTCCCCGCCCTCAAGCACGGCGTGGTGGACTGCGCTGTCACGGGCAGCCTTTCGGGCAACACGGCAGGCTGGCCGGAGGTGACGAAGTCGCTCTATCCGATGTCGGTCGGCTGGAGCATCAATGTGCTCGCGGTGAACCTGAACAGCTGGAAGCGGCTCGATCCGCGCACGCAGCGCTTCCTGCTCGAGCAGTTCAAGGCCTTCGAAGACAAGATGTGGAGGACGCAAAAGACGGCCATGACCGAGGCCGACAACTGCAACACCAACAAGCAGCCCTGCACGTTGGGCAAGCCGGCCAACATGACCATCGTGCCGGTGAAGCCGGCCGAGGCCCAAATGCACAAGGAGCTGGTCGAGGGCGCGGTGCTCGCTGGCTGGGCGAAGCGCTGCGGCGCCGAGTGCGCGACCGAATGGAACAACACCGTGGGCAAGGTGCTAGGTTTGAAGGCTCCGGTCAAATGA
- a CDS encoding TRAP transporter small permease — protein MEHVMTFAHRLSRMSLWFGGALVLLAAVLIGIDVLLRKLFETSIGGADELAGYALAIGTSWSLGAALLDRAHIRIDSLYGLFPRGLRLGLDLVGLALFIGFFGLIAWRGWSVVEQSWVSASRSHTALATPTVIPQSVWVFGLAMLVAVGGALFVHALVLMARGEAGAAARVISTRSAAEEVGEEVRILKARGSDEAVR, from the coding sequence ATGGAACATGTGATGACCTTCGCGCACCGGCTGAGCCGAATGAGCCTTTGGTTCGGCGGCGCACTGGTGCTGTTGGCTGCCGTGCTGATCGGCATCGATGTGCTGTTGCGTAAATTGTTCGAGACGTCGATCGGCGGCGCCGATGAACTCGCCGGCTACGCGCTCGCGATCGGTACGTCCTGGTCGCTGGGGGCGGCACTCCTGGACCGCGCGCACATCCGCATCGATTCGCTGTACGGACTCTTTCCGCGGGGGCTGCGCCTGGGGCTCGATCTGGTCGGACTGGCGCTGTTCATCGGCTTTTTCGGGCTGATCGCGTGGCGCGGCTGGAGCGTCGTGGAGCAGTCCTGGGTGTCGGCCTCGCGAAGCCATACCGCTCTGGCCACGCCGACGGTGATCCCGCAGTCGGTGTGGGTTTTCGGCCTGGCGATGCTCGTCGCGGTGGGGGGCGCGCTGTTCGTGCACGCTCTCGTACTCATGGCGCGCGGCGAGGCCGGGGCGGCGGCCAGGGTGATCAGCACCCGCTCGGCCGCGGAAGAGGTCGGGGAAGAAGTCCGCATCCTGAAGGCGCGCGGCTCTGACGAGGCGGTGCGCTGA
- a CDS encoding TRAP transporter large permease — protein MLGTTLLILIVLLALAVPVAGVLGVLGLALGEIYSKLPLSLAMGEISWATSNNFLLVAIPFFVLLGEILLRSGIAERMYNSLVLWVPWLPGGLMHTNIAACAMFAATSGSSVATAATIGTVALGEIRKRGYSEQLFLGTIAAGGTLGILIPPSINMIVYGVLTNTSIPKLYLAGFIPGILLASLFSLTVLICCLIRPEWGGTRTSARWGQRVRALPDLIPPIVIFISVIGSIYAGWATATESAALGVIAALGIAAWRRVLSVKMLLRAFEGTMRTTAMIMAILIAAYFLNFVMSSIGLMAKVNDMITGMRLTPGHLLFVVIVFYVILGMFMETLSMTVATVPIIAPIMFKAGYDPVWYGILFVILTETAMITPPVGINLYVVQGLRESGRIDDVIRGAFPFVLAMFAMLAIISIWPNIALWLPQMAAN, from the coding sequence ATGCTCGGGACAACCCTTTTGATCCTCATCGTGCTGCTCGCCTTGGCCGTGCCGGTGGCCGGCGTGCTTGGGGTGCTGGGCCTGGCGTTGGGCGAGATCTACTCCAAGCTGCCGCTCAGCCTGGCGATGGGCGAGATCTCCTGGGCGACGTCGAACAACTTTCTGCTCGTCGCCATTCCCTTCTTCGTGCTCCTGGGCGAAATCCTGCTGCGCTCGGGGATCGCCGAGCGCATGTACAACTCGCTCGTGCTGTGGGTGCCCTGGCTGCCCGGCGGCCTCATGCACACCAATATCGCTGCGTGCGCGATGTTTGCGGCCACCTCGGGCTCCAGCGTCGCCACGGCCGCGACGATCGGCACGGTGGCTCTGGGCGAGATCCGCAAGCGCGGTTATTCGGAACAATTGTTCCTCGGCACGATCGCCGCGGGCGGGACACTCGGCATTCTCATCCCGCCGTCGATCAACATGATCGTGTACGGCGTCCTGACGAATACCTCGATTCCCAAGCTGTACCTTGCCGGCTTCATCCCGGGAATCTTGCTGGCGTCCCTGTTCAGCCTGACCGTTCTGATCTGCTGCCTCATTCGGCCCGAGTGGGGCGGTACGCGCACGTCGGCGAGGTGGGGGCAGCGGGTGCGGGCGCTGCCCGACCTCATCCCTCCCATCGTGATTTTCATCTCGGTGATCGGCTCGATCTATGCGGGCTGGGCGACGGCCACCGAGTCCGCCGCGCTCGGCGTGATCGCCGCGCTCGGCATCGCCGCTTGGCGCCGGGTTCTCTCCGTGAAGATGCTGCTCCGTGCGTTCGAGGGCACGATGCGCACCACCGCGATGATCATGGCGATCCTGATCGCGGCTTACTTCCTCAACTTCGTGATGAGTTCGATCGGCCTCATGGCCAAGGTGAACGACATGATCACGGGTATGAGACTGACCCCGGGGCATCTGCTCTTCGTCGTGATTGTCTTCTACGTCATCCTCGGCATGTTCATGGAGACCCTCTCGATGACGGTGGCGACCGTGCCGATCATCGCGCCGATCATGTTCAAGGCGGGCTATGATCCCGTCTGGTACGGCATACTGTTCGTGATCTTGACCGAGACGGCGATGATCACGCCGCCGGTCGGCATCAATCTGTATGTGGTGCAGGGCCTGCGGGAGAGCGGGCGCATCGACGACGTGATCAGGGGTGCTTTTCCGTTCGTGCTCGCCATGTTCGCCATGCTTGCAATTATCTCGATCTGGCCGAACATCGCTCTCTGGCTGCCGCAGATGGCGGCCAACTGA
- a CDS encoding amidohydrolase family protein: MSFFFAKVQEMGIPIVVHAGPTQSKNLRLKYIDVLRVDDVAIDFPRLKIIICHMGYYKYEDAIHLTQKRDNVFMDCSWLAQLAGLDRISTPKYLPVVLNPYFNLLYPIMRHWAETWGGTDWTGGHPKTSLDVILNLNVYLKQAGFAEVPQKVLDNIICENWGKIYPGLAQET, from the coding sequence CTGTCCTTTTTTTTTGCGAAGGTTCAGGAGATGGGAATTCCCATCGTGGTCCATGCCGGCCCAACTCAATCGAAGAATCTGCGCCTGAAGTACATCGACGTGCTCCGGGTGGATGACGTGGCCATAGACTTTCCCCGGCTAAAAATCATCATCTGCCACATGGGCTATTATAAATACGAGGATGCCATCCATCTGACCCAAAAGCGTGATAATGTGTTCATGGATTGTTCCTGGCTGGCCCAGCTGGCTGGTCTGGATCGCATCTCCACCCCAAAATATCTACCGGTGGTCCTGAACCCTTACTTCAACCTCCTTTACCCCATCATGCGCCACTGGGCGGAAACCTGGGGGGGCACGGACTGGACGGGAGGTCATCCCAAAACCAGCCTGGATGTAATCTTGAATTTGAATGTGTACTTGAAACAAGCCGGGTTTGCCGAGGTGCCCCAGAAGGTCCTGGATAACATCATCTGCGAAAACTGGGGAAAAATATACCCTGGTCTGGCTCAAGAAACCTGA
- a CDS encoding DUF6282 family protein → MKVRMDVELLRGACDLHTHTGPALFDRLVDDFEAAKQARDAGMKAIVLKDHHCDTSRRAYLTKKVVSDIEVFGSLVLNYCAGGLNPFAVDVAIKSGAKIIFMPTVDAQNHEAFYGELGQYGPMKLAAGKGKEYESVTGISLFTGGNTLDPCVPVILKLIAEANVILATSHLSSSEVRVLIAEARKAGVKKIVVTHVDFDFVKRTIDEQIEWANQGAYMEYVYSSLSPAWHSITIEEMVENIQKVRPERCILSSDLGQMHNPVPVEGLRILYMLLLEKGFTEEEIGVMCRKNPAKLLGLD, encoded by the coding sequence ATGAAAGTGCGCATGGATGTTGAGCTTCTGAGAGGCGCCTGTGACTTGCACACCCACACGGGACCGGCTTTGTTTGACAGATTGGTCGATGATTTTGAAGCGGCCAAGCAAGCCCGGGACGCAGGGATGAAGGCCATCGTGCTCAAGGATCATCATTGTGATACATCCCGCCGGGCCTATTTGACCAAGAAAGTCGTGAGTGACATCGAAGTTTTTGGAAGTTTAGTACTCAACTATTGCGCCGGGGGCTTAAACCCCTTTGCCGTCGATGTTGCCATAAAGTCCGGGGCCAAGATCATTTTCATGCCCACAGTGGATGCCCAAAACCATGAGGCCTTTTATGGAGAATTGGGGCAATACGGGCCGATGAAATTGGCTGCTGGGAAGGGCAAGGAGTACGAGAGCGTTACCGGAATCTCCCTCTTCACGGGGGGAAATACCTTAGACCCATGCGTACCTGTGATCTTGAAGTTGATCGCTGAAGCCAATGTGATCCTGGCCACAAGCCATCTGTCCAGCTCGGAGGTAAGGGTGCTCATAGCCGAAGCTCGGAAAGCGGGCGTGAAGAAAATTGTGGTCACCCACGTGGATTTTGACTTCGTCAAAAGGACTATCGATGAGCAGATCGAGTGGGCCAATCAAGGCGCTTACATGGAATATGTCTATTCGAGTCTTTCTCCGGCCTGGCATTCCATTACTATCGAGGAAATGGTGGAGAACATCCAGAAAGTCAGGCCGGAACGGTGCATATTATCCAGCGACCTGGGCCAAATGCACAACCCTGTTCCTGTGGAAGGATTGAGGATTCTTTACATGTTGCTCCTGGAAAAAGGATTTACCGAAGAAGAAATCGGGGTAATGTGCAGAAAAAACCCGGCCAAACTGCTGGGCCTGGATTAG
- a CDS encoding MFS transporter, with amino-acid sequence MGQTEFSKQRLFYGWVIAGLVSLNLAMAYGAQYSFGVLFPSLIEEFKWNRQSLSGAFSLYTFMYSILGVILGRWTDRFGPRIILILGSAFLGMGIGLISQVNAPWHLYVVYGLLASWGMSATYITANPIIVKWFIAQRGLALGVAQSGLGIGIIIIPPITGALITALGWRPTCVILGAAVFIVLCTTSFFLIGHPEKVGLLPDGRQKTLRGKSSSTARSEEIYEAIYQEVNWSAAEAIHTKSFWVLTALFFCTWLFVFLPLVHLVIFAMDIGLSRESALIALSILGGSSTLGRLIMGYISDRIGRKKALAVNLCLQVFSWFWIMGTTTSWMLQIFSALFGFSYGGVSAVFPAIIGDYFGRLKAASVIGAIFTLAGTAAAIGPLVAGGIHDLTHSYRLAFLCGALTNLLALTLMAFSKPPVKK; translated from the coding sequence ATGGGACAAACAGAATTTTCCAAACAGAGACTATTTTATGGTTGGGTTATCGCCGGATTGGTATCTTTAAACCTGGCTATGGCTTATGGGGCGCAGTATTCTTTCGGCGTTCTCTTCCCTTCCCTGATTGAAGAATTTAAATGGAACCGTCAGAGTCTCTCCGGCGCCTTCTCTCTCTATACCTTCATGTATAGCATCCTGGGCGTGATCCTGGGAAGGTGGACCGACCGATTCGGCCCGCGAATCATCCTGATTTTGGGCAGCGCCTTTCTGGGAATGGGCATCGGGTTGATCAGCCAAGTGAACGCCCCATGGCATCTCTACGTTGTTTATGGCCTTCTGGCTTCCTGGGGAATGAGCGCCACTTATATCACGGCCAACCCGATCATCGTGAAATGGTTTATCGCCCAACGGGGTTTGGCTTTGGGGGTTGCTCAATCCGGCCTGGGAATTGGGATCATCATCATTCCCCCAATTACCGGCGCTTTAATTACCGCTCTTGGCTGGCGCCCTACCTGCGTCATTCTGGGTGCGGCCGTTTTTATCGTCTTGTGTACCACTTCTTTCTTTTTAATCGGACACCCCGAAAAGGTAGGCCTTTTGCCTGACGGCCGGCAGAAAACCTTGAGGGGTAAATCATCAAGCACTGCTCGTTCAGAAGAGATCTATGAAGCAATCTACCAAGAGGTCAACTGGTCGGCAGCGGAAGCAATTCATACTAAATCCTTCTGGGTTTTAACTGCCCTTTTTTTCTGTACCTGGCTTTTCGTTTTCCTTCCGCTGGTCCACTTGGTAATCTTCGCCATGGACATTGGCCTTTCCAGAGAATCGGCTCTGATAGCCCTGAGTATCCTCGGAGGTTCTTCCACCCTCGGCCGGTTGATTATGGGGTACATCTCTGATCGAATCGGGAGAAAGAAGGCTCTGGCTGTGAACCTCTGTTTGCAAGTCTTTTCCTGGTTTTGGATCATGGGCACGACGACAAGCTGGATGCTTCAAATATTCTCCGCTCTTTTCGGGTTTTCTTATGGGGGGGTTAGTGCCGTCTTTCCAGCTATTATTGGAGATTACTTCGGCCGGCTTAAAGCTGCTTCAGTCATCGGGGCCATTTTTACCCTTGCCGGGACCGCGGCAGCCATCGGCCCCTTAGTTGCAGGTGGCATTCATGACCTAACCCATAGCTACCGGCTGGCCTTCCTTTGCGGGGCCCTTACCAATCTTCTTGCCTTAACGCTCATGGCCTTCTCTAAGCCACCGGTTAAAAAATGA